A genomic segment from Gracilimonas sediminicola encodes:
- a CDS encoding SPFH domain-containing protein: protein MEIMETISQVLLGAFSVYVMYKFIRSLRLVPNQYAYIVERLGNYQKTLGPGFHALIPFVDKVVYKQDLREETIEVEPQECFTKDNVKVEVDGVIYLSVMDPVNASYGVTNYRYAAVQLAQTTTRSVLGNMELDQTFEERAAMSREVVSVLSEVEQLWGIKVHRYEIKNILTPRTVQKAMERQMTAERDRRAIIATSEGVKGSKVNDAEGMRAEIINISEAEMQRRINEAEGQAEEILAIAEATAKSIEEIAGALAQPKGTEAMRLQLSEQYLDVLSGLGRDENNVILPKDISNYDAIMEGLSLGEITANKKES, encoded by the coding sequence ATGGAAATCATGGAGACAATCAGTCAGGTTTTATTGGGTGCATTTTCGGTTTATGTGATGTACAAATTCATACGTTCGCTGCGGCTGGTACCTAACCAGTATGCATACATTGTTGAACGCTTGGGTAATTATCAGAAAACACTTGGGCCGGGATTTCACGCCCTTATCCCTTTTGTTGACAAAGTGGTTTATAAGCAGGACTTGCGAGAAGAAACCATTGAGGTAGAACCCCAGGAGTGCTTCACTAAAGACAACGTGAAGGTTGAAGTTGATGGAGTCATTTACCTGAGCGTTATGGATCCTGTAAATGCCAGTTATGGGGTAACTAACTACCGATATGCGGCCGTACAGCTGGCCCAAACTACTACACGATCGGTTCTGGGTAATATGGAACTGGATCAAACCTTTGAAGAACGGGCTGCCATGAGCCGTGAAGTGGTGAGTGTGCTCAGCGAAGTAGAACAGCTTTGGGGAATAAAGGTGCACCGGTATGAGATCAAGAACATTCTTACTCCCCGAACTGTCCAGAAAGCCATGGAGCGCCAGATGACAGCAGAACGGGATCGCCGGGCCATCATTGCAACTTCTGAGGGCGTGAAAGGCTCTAAAGTAAATGATGCCGAAGGTATGAGAGCCGAAATCATCAATATTTCAGAAGCGGAAATGCAGCGGCGCATCAACGAAGCTGAGGGACAGGCAGAAGAAATATTAGCGATTGCCGAAGCTACGGCTAAATCCATTGAGGAAATTGCCGGTGCCCTTGCTCAACCCAAAGGAACCGAAGCTATGCGGCTTCAGCTTTCAGAGCAATATCTGGATGTACTATCCGGACTGGGCCGGGATGAAAACAACGTGATTTTACCTAAAGATATCTCCAACTACGATGCCATAATGGAGGGATTATCGCTGGGTGAAATAACGGCTAACAAAAAAGAAAGCTGA
- a CDS encoding SPFH domain-containing protein — translation MLWTTILVIIVLSYFVLTRLFQIVEMREEVIQERLGKYKKTLKPGFHFLIPFVDRPAYSQEMREQVLDVPSQTCITKDNIEVAVDGLVYLKVMNSHKASYGISDYQAAAVNLAQTTMRSEIGKMTLDDTFSEREKMNENIVREIDKAADPWGIKVMRYEIKNIRPSGEIVDTMERQMEAERAKRAEITNSEGHRQARIYESEGEQQSQVLISEAQRQRRINEAKGRAKEIELVANATAKGLRRVAEAIDKPGGELAVKTKLVEQYIKQFGNIIQNSNVSVLPTETANLKTFFEGVSTISDHTKNPSTKRTRTSNKGEQ, via the coding sequence ATGTTGTGGACCACAATTTTAGTAATCATCGTTTTATCCTACTTCGTGCTCACCCGGCTGTTTCAGATTGTGGAGATGCGAGAGGAAGTTATTCAGGAACGGCTGGGTAAATACAAGAAGACACTTAAACCGGGTTTTCACTTTCTGATTCCTTTTGTTGACCGGCCGGCTTACAGCCAGGAAATGCGGGAACAGGTGCTGGATGTACCAAGCCAAACCTGTATCACCAAAGACAATATTGAAGTGGCCGTGGATGGACTGGTTTACCTCAAGGTTATGAATTCACACAAAGCCAGCTACGGTATCTCGGATTACCAGGCAGCGGCTGTGAACCTTGCCCAGACCACCATGCGGAGCGAAATCGGTAAAATGACCCTGGATGACACTTTCTCGGAACGGGAAAAAATGAATGAGAACATTGTTCGTGAAATTGATAAGGCTGCTGATCCCTGGGGCATTAAAGTAATGCGATACGAAATCAAGAATATCAGACCCTCCGGTGAGATTGTGGACACTATGGAGCGACAAATGGAGGCCGAACGAGCGAAACGCGCTGAGATTACAAACTCTGAAGGTCACCGGCAGGCGCGTATCTATGAATCGGAAGGTGAACAACAAAGCCAGGTACTGATTTCAGAGGCCCAAAGACAGCGACGTATAAATGAAGCCAAGGGTCGGGCTAAAGAAATTGAACTGGTTGCCAATGCAACGGCCAAAGGCCTTCGAAGAGTAGCAGAAGCCATTGATAAACCCGGTGGTGAGCTGGCCGTAAAAACTAAACTGGTAGAACAGTACATCAAGCAATTTGGGAATATCATCCAAAACTCCAATGTATCCGTTCTGCCTACCGAAACAGCAAATCTTAAAACCTTTTTTGAAGGGGTAAGTACCATTAGCGATCATACCAAAAATCCATCCACCAAAAGAACCAGAACATCTAATAAAGGAGAGCAATAA
- a CDS encoding GAF domain-containing sensor histidine kinase: METSVMNPIPDKEFERIVELSAFDLDYSGLSHSLKDLTKLAAKVAQTEICLVNIIDSFTQWTISSYGLDVHQMPREEGICQYTILNDHTFEVKDLSEDRRFQERDYVAYPPRLKYYFGIPLITHKGFKIGALCMLDPNKKEISPDRAEQLRIISDEIVERLEARKRIMKLESRLIAGYNFKRRLNHDIRGPIGGIIGLVQLIKDQDTDEKVSEITRYLDLIEKAGDNLLGIANKRLSYKKRNGERKLKDNELTLLSLKAKLSELYKSQADIHDIDLTIANHPQCEDLPFPKKNVLPVIGNLISNVIRFTLPGEMIMVRQEYRCASGSNHLLITIKNTGSKLTNNQIRQVFNNEIESDQKVTSMNLRAIHRLLKKKGGSFSISDEGDRGNRFDVEFPVLLTRK; encoded by the coding sequence ATGGAAACCAGTGTAATGAATCCTATTCCTGATAAGGAATTTGAGCGGATTGTAGAACTGTCAGCATTTGATTTAGATTACTCCGGGTTAAGTCATTCCCTTAAAGATTTAACTAAGCTGGCTGCAAAAGTTGCCCAAACTGAGATCTGTCTTGTAAACATCATCGATTCCTTCACCCAGTGGACCATCTCTTCCTATGGTCTGGATGTGCACCAAATGCCAAGAGAAGAAGGAATTTGCCAATACACCATTCTAAATGATCATACTTTTGAAGTAAAAGACCTTAGTGAGGACCGACGATTTCAGGAGCGGGACTATGTAGCCTATCCTCCCAGGCTGAAATACTATTTTGGAATACCTCTCATAACCCATAAGGGATTCAAGATAGGGGCGCTGTGCATGCTGGATCCAAATAAGAAAGAAATCAGCCCGGATAGAGCTGAACAGCTCAGAATTATTTCCGATGAGATTGTGGAACGGCTTGAAGCCCGAAAACGAATTATGAAATTAGAAAGCAGGTTGATTGCGGGCTATAATTTCAAACGCAGGTTAAATCATGATATTCGCGGACCTATTGGCGGCATAATTGGATTGGTTCAGCTTATTAAAGATCAGGATACCGATGAAAAGGTAAGTGAAATAACCCGCTATCTTGATTTGATTGAAAAGGCAGGGGATAATTTACTCGGCATTGCCAATAAAAGGCTGTCTTACAAAAAGAGGAATGGGGAGCGAAAATTAAAAGATAATGAACTCACTTTGCTTAGCCTGAAAGCCAAACTAAGTGAGTTATATAAATCTCAGGCTGATATACATGATATTGACCTGACGATCGCAAATCACCCGCAATGCGAGGATCTGCCATTTCCCAAAAAGAATGTGCTGCCGGTTATAGGTAATCTTATTTCAAACGTGATTCGGTTCACGCTTCCGGGAGAGATGATTATGGTGAGGCAGGAATACAGGTGTGCTTCCGGTTCCAATCATTTGTTAATCACGATAAAAAATACGGGATCAAAGTTAACGAACAATCAAATCAGACAGGTTTTCAATAACGAAATTGAGTCCGACCAAAAAGTAACGTCTATGAACCTTCGCGCTATTCACCGATTACTTAAGAAAAAGGGGGGAAGTTTTTCAATTTCCGATGAAGGGGACCGTGGGAACCGTTTTGATGTTGAATTTCCGGTGCTACTTACCAGGAAATAA
- a CDS encoding NfeD family protein, whose product MDSEILTWIFLIGGVLLMFLEAALPGGVAFLLGFSGLGVGILRYFGFLQDPFTAAFVWLMSSTILTIAIRPFINKYFKGETSYKFADEDYEAMDQIAEVTEPINDLDNEGRIRFQGISWQARSLEGDIPTGVQVRIKYRDNTTWIVEPVDIIDSKKNQLKDSNQS is encoded by the coding sequence ATGGATAGTGAAATTCTGACGTGGATTTTTTTAATCGGGGGCGTTCTTTTGATGTTTCTCGAAGCCGCCCTTCCCGGAGGCGTTGCTTTCCTGCTTGGCTTTAGTGGTTTAGGAGTTGGTATCCTTCGGTACTTTGGCTTTTTGCAGGATCCTTTTACCGCAGCTTTTGTGTGGCTGATGTCATCAACCATTCTGACTATCGCCATCCGGCCTTTTATCAACAAATATTTTAAAGGGGAAACTTCCTATAAATTCGCCGATGAAGATTACGAGGCCATGGATCAGATTGCTGAAGTCACAGAGCCTATCAACGATCTGGATAATGAAGGCCGTATTCGGTTTCAGGGGATATCCTGGCAGGCTCGTTCGCTGGAGGGTGATATTCCGACCGGCGTACAGGTGCGCATCAAGTACCGGGATAACACAACCTGGATTGTAGAGCCGGTAGATATCATCGACTCAAAGAAAAATCAACTTAAAGACTCAAACCAAAGCTAA
- a CDS encoding phospho-sugar mutase, with product MNALDSAVQNKINEWLEGSYDEETKAAIRQKLDDKQFDELTDAFYKDLEFGTGGLRGIMGIGSNRVNKYTFGIATQGLSNFLKKEYPGRELKVAIAHDCRNNSEKLAKVVADVFSANGIKVFFFDALRPTPELSFAIRELGCQSGVMLTASHNPKEYNGYKAYDANGGQFVYPYDKMVMEEVQKIKNVNEVNFDGNDDLVEVIGRDMDEKYLKALADLSVSKEAIKRQKDLKIVFSPIHGTSRKLVPDVLKRYGFENVTLVEEQMTVDGNFPTVVYPNPEEKEALNMALEKAKEIDADLVMATDPDADRVGIAVKNMNGDFVLLNGNQTGSLIINYMLTAWEEARKITGNEYIVKTVVTSYLIDRIAKSKGVECFNTLTGFKYIGELMTQLEGKKQFIAGGEESYGYLIGDHVRDKDAVVSCAIIAEMTAFYKDQGTSLYEAMLDMYVEHGLFRENLVSVTKKGKSGAEEIQQMMMNFRANPPKKLGGSQVVTVKDYQTAKEKNMATGEIKDIDLPKSNVLQFITEDGAIVSARPSGTEPKIKFYCSVNTNLMSAEDYNQVASTLDKKIEMMIEGLKN from the coding sequence ATGAACGCATTAGATTCGGCTGTACAAAACAAAATTAACGAATGGTTGGAAGGAAGTTATGACGAGGAAACCAAAGCAGCTATCCGCCAAAAACTGGATGACAAGCAATTTGATGAGCTGACCGATGCGTTCTACAAAGACCTGGAATTTGGCACCGGCGGACTTCGCGGAATTATGGGTATCGGTTCAAACCGGGTCAACAAATACACCTTTGGAATAGCCACTCAGGGGCTCAGCAATTTCCTGAAGAAAGAATACCCAGGCCGGGAACTAAAGGTAGCAATTGCTCACGACTGCCGGAATAATTCCGAGAAACTGGCTAAAGTAGTGGCTGATGTGTTTTCAGCTAATGGCATAAAAGTGTTCTTTTTTGATGCCCTCCGTCCTACCCCCGAACTTTCTTTCGCCATTCGAGAATTAGGATGCCAAAGCGGGGTAATGCTGACCGCTTCTCACAATCCCAAAGAGTATAACGGCTACAAAGCCTACGATGCCAATGGTGGTCAGTTTGTGTATCCGTACGACAAAATGGTGATGGAAGAAGTGCAAAAAATCAAAAACGTTAATGAGGTCAATTTTGACGGGAACGATGATCTGGTTGAAGTAATCGGCCGGGATATGGACGAAAAGTACCTGAAAGCACTGGCGGACCTATCGGTTTCAAAGGAGGCTATAAAACGACAAAAAGATCTGAAAATCGTTTTCTCTCCCATCCATGGTACCTCCCGAAAACTGGTTCCGGACGTGTTGAAAAGATATGGCTTCGAAAATGTTACTCTTGTAGAAGAGCAAATGACGGTTGACGGCAACTTCCCTACCGTTGTGTATCCGAATCCGGAGGAGAAAGAAGCCTTGAACATGGCATTGGAAAAGGCCAAAGAAATTGACGCCGACCTGGTGATGGCTACCGACCCTGATGCGGATCGGGTGGGCATTGCCGTAAAAAACATGAACGGAGATTTTGTACTCTTGAACGGCAATCAGACCGGTTCTCTCATCATCAATTACATGCTTACCGCTTGGGAAGAGGCCAGAAAAATCACCGGAAATGAGTATATCGTTAAAACCGTGGTTACCTCATACCTTATCGACCGAATAGCCAAATCCAAAGGAGTTGAATGTTTCAATACGCTCACCGGCTTCAAATATATTGGCGAGCTGATGACCCAGCTTGAGGGGAAAAAACAGTTTATAGCCGGTGGCGAAGAAAGCTACGGCTACCTGATTGGCGATCATGTAAGGGACAAAGATGCTGTGGTTTCCTGTGCCATTATTGCTGAGATGACCGCTTTCTATAAAGATCAGGGTACCAGCTTATACGAGGCTATGCTTGATATGTATGTTGAACACGGATTATTCCGGGAAAACCTGGTTTCCGTTACTAAGAAAGGAAAATCGGGCGCAGAAGAAATTCAGCAAATGATGATGAATTTCAGAGCAAATCCACCGAAAAAGTTAGGGGGTTCACAGGTGGTGACGGTTAAAGATTACCAAACAGCCAAAGAGAAAAACATGGCTACCGGTGAGATTAAGGACATTGACCTCCCCAAATCGAACGTCCTTCAGTTTATTACGGAAGACGGTGCTATCGTTTCGGCAAGGCCTTCGGGTACGGAGCCTAAAATTAAATTCTACTGCAGCGTAAATACCAACCTGATGAGTGCAGAAGATTACAATCAAGTAGCTTCCACTCTCGACAAAAAAATAGAGATGATGATTGAAGGACTGAAGAATTAG
- a CDS encoding ABC transporter ATP-binding protein: MTKKSENDHKSIKSLWQTLKQIFALSKPYRLRFYAATVVTLLASAVWLTVPLGLRELLDAVFESGNNELLNWLAIGLFGLFILQAAFSFFGNYHLEWVGERVVTDLRKKVYEHLHRLGFKFFAERRLGEITSRLTNDVGSIRTALTDSLPQLLTISFSLIGSVSLMVVLNWRLSMVIFVTVPFVTLATRYFGQKIRHLSKDIQDELADSTAVAEDALGAVRLVKAFVREDYEVGRYQTAVEKLFKTARRKMVLTQLFWSGVGIMFMSTLVIIFWYGGKEVLADRLTAGDLVAFIIYALNISRSISQTSRLYTAVNTAAGASERIFELLEETPEIENNPDAHDIEGVNGEVQVKDLWFSYEGEKEVLKGISFKVEAGKTIALVGPSGAGKTTLLNLIPRFYDPQKGSIYVDGTNIQDVKFKSLRKHISIVPQEVHLFGTTIRENITYGKLDATEEEVLQAARDANAHEFIMQTENGYDSLIGEKGVKLSGGQRQRLAIARAILKNPAILLLDEATSSLDSESEAQVQEALLRLMTNRTTFVIAHRLSTVQHADRILVLDEGKIVEQGTHVELIGQNGLYSHLYELQFRDLDQPKVI; encoded by the coding sequence ATGACTAAGAAATCCGAGAACGATCATAAATCCATAAAATCGCTTTGGCAAACGCTGAAGCAGATATTTGCGCTGAGCAAACCGTACCGGCTTCGTTTCTATGCGGCGACGGTTGTTACTTTACTGGCATCAGCGGTATGGCTCACAGTTCCGTTAGGACTTCGTGAATTACTGGACGCGGTATTTGAATCCGGCAATAACGAACTGCTGAACTGGCTGGCTATCGGTTTGTTTGGGCTGTTCATACTGCAAGCTGCGTTTTCATTTTTTGGGAATTATCACCTGGAATGGGTGGGTGAGCGGGTGGTCACCGATTTACGAAAAAAAGTGTATGAACACCTGCATCGGCTGGGATTCAAGTTTTTTGCGGAGCGCAGACTGGGGGAAATCACCTCGCGGTTAACAAATGATGTAGGCTCCATCCGAACGGCATTGACGGATTCACTGCCTCAATTACTCACCATTTCTTTTTCTTTGATTGGCTCGGTTTCGTTGATGGTAGTTCTGAACTGGCGTTTAAGTATGGTGATTTTTGTGACCGTGCCTTTCGTTACACTTGCAACCCGTTATTTCGGGCAGAAAATTCGCCATCTCTCCAAAGACATTCAGGATGAACTTGCCGATTCCACAGCCGTTGCCGAAGATGCCCTCGGGGCTGTTCGGCTGGTAAAAGCTTTTGTACGGGAAGACTATGAGGTAGGCCGATATCAAACCGCAGTTGAGAAATTATTTAAGACGGCCAGGCGCAAGATGGTACTGACTCAGCTTTTCTGGTCGGGTGTCGGCATTATGTTTATGAGTACTTTGGTGATCATTTTCTGGTATGGAGGAAAGGAAGTTCTGGCTGATCGGCTCACTGCCGGAGATTTAGTTGCTTTCATTATCTATGCCCTGAACATTTCAAGATCCATTAGTCAAACTTCCAGACTATATACGGCTGTAAATACAGCAGCAGGGGCATCAGAGCGTATTTTTGAGCTGCTTGAAGAAACCCCCGAAATAGAGAATAACCCTGATGCTCATGACATCGAAGGAGTAAATGGGGAAGTGCAAGTGAAAGACCTATGGTTCAGTTATGAGGGAGAGAAAGAGGTGCTGAAAGGGATCTCATTTAAAGTTGAAGCTGGTAAAACCATTGCCCTGGTGGGACCAAGCGGGGCGGGTAAAACAACATTGCTCAATCTCATTCCCCGTTTCTATGATCCTCAGAAAGGCAGTATCTATGTGGATGGCACCAATATTCAGGATGTGAAATTCAAATCCCTTCGCAAACATATTTCTATAGTACCGCAAGAGGTGCATTTGTTTGGAACCACCATTCGGGAGAACATCACCTATGGAAAACTGGATGCCACCGAAGAAGAAGTTCTTCAAGCTGCCAGGGATGCCAATGCCCATGAGTTCATCATGCAAACCGAAAACGGTTACGACTCATTAATTGGTGAAAAAGGAGTGAAACTGAGTGGCGGGCAGCGCCAAAGGCTGGCTATAGCACGGGCTATTCTTAAGAATCCGGCTATTCTATTATTGGATGAAGCCACTTCTTCTTTGGATTCCGAATCAGAGGCCCAGGTTCAGGAGGCTTTATTGAGACTCATGACCAACCGAACCACGTTTGTGATTGCTCACCGCTTATCCACGGTTCAGCATGCTGACAGAATCCTGGTGCTGGATGAAGGTAAGATTGTGGAACAGGGAACCCATGTTGAATTGATAGGCCAAAACGGGCTGTACAGTCATTTGTACGAATTACAGTTCAGGGATTTAGACCAACCCAAGGTTATTTAA
- a CDS encoding M14 family metallopeptidase, with the protein MKSLLKLLFVSGFFLLASNQALAQDEFAYERFQFHPNLSYDSEITSPAEFLGYELGEEYTFHHRVMDYFKQLAEESGRLTFHKYGTTYEGRGLYYAVISSEENQGNIESIRQANLELANNPESTGIDDKPVVVWLSYNVHGNEPSSSEAAMQTAYRLVAGADQGTENWLQNSVVIIDPMINPDGRDRYVYWYKSSRANVLNTNADDLEHDEIWPGGRTNHYWFDLNRDWVWLVHPESKGRIAAYQQWMPQVHMDFHEQGFNNNYFAMPGTTPRNLELPSEYDKWADTFGRGLIEELDEASVNYATREAFDFFYPGYGSSYPSIMGGIGMLAEQGGHSRGGRAVETDDGYVLTLRQRVFDHYTNGVSIVKTAVENKQGLLGYFQESVSQSAQKGNTKAYILPNNENDYTYQVVNLMLKHGVKVEQATEDFTQRDSYSYWDGSSSNRRFTAGDFVIKTDQPKHLFINTLFRKQMEIEDSVMYDMATWSVPLAYNLDAAWTTRGVGASTEMVTEELEYESGLENSGAQYAYVIDWEQRHAPKALAKLWDMDYNVRSARRSFNDGNKSYSEGSLIVLVGRNYEKRDRMASDMQKIAEEANVVVKGFNTGRMSKGMDLASGDSQPVEKPNVALMVDSPFSSYTAGQLWFLFDQWTELGISRIRSGSFSSSDLDEYDVILMPGAWGGLSSVWGENEMEAVKDWVRRGGVLIGTEGSASWLTKDKSGFTDVELFEEENEDTTKVDPKAYTKYANREDVFGLERIPGSAFKAMVDNTNPLAFGMPERLYSLKFGDDGLVPSTSYQTVGYYVKEADEVLASGYASEENKEKAAGKAFAAVENMGSGKVVFLLDNTQYRMFWVGPSRMVQNAVMLLPGM; encoded by the coding sequence ATGAAATCACTGCTAAAACTTCTCTTCGTATCAGGCTTCTTTTTATTGGCGTCAAACCAGGCATTAGCCCAGGATGAATTTGCCTACGAACGGTTCCAGTTTCACCCCAACCTTAGTTATGATTCAGAGATCACCTCTCCTGCAGAATTCCTGGGATATGAACTGGGTGAGGAATATACTTTTCACCACCGGGTGATGGATTACTTTAAACAGCTGGCTGAAGAATCCGGCAGATTGACATTCCACAAGTACGGCACTACATATGAAGGGCGGGGATTGTATTATGCTGTCATCAGCTCGGAGGAAAATCAGGGCAACATCGAGTCAATCCGGCAGGCCAATCTTGAGCTGGCGAATAACCCTGAATCCACCGGAATTGATGATAAACCGGTGGTTGTGTGGCTCAGCTACAATGTGCACGGGAATGAGCCATCAAGCAGTGAGGCAGCAATGCAAACCGCATACCGACTGGTGGCCGGAGCCGATCAGGGAACGGAAAATTGGCTGCAAAATTCGGTAGTTATTATTGACCCGATGATTAATCCGGACGGGCGCGACCGGTATGTGTACTGGTACAAATCTTCCCGGGCAAATGTACTTAATACGAATGCAGATGATCTGGAGCATGATGAAATTTGGCCCGGAGGTCGAACAAACCACTATTGGTTTGACCTGAACCGTGATTGGGTATGGCTGGTTCACCCTGAATCGAAGGGAAGAATTGCCGCTTACCAGCAATGGATGCCCCAGGTGCATATGGATTTTCACGAGCAGGGATTTAATAACAACTATTTTGCCATGCCGGGTACCACTCCCAGAAACCTGGAGCTACCGTCTGAATACGATAAATGGGCAGATACTTTCGGCCGCGGTTTAATAGAAGAACTGGATGAGGCCAGTGTTAATTATGCGACCCGTGAAGCTTTTGACTTCTTTTATCCGGGATATGGCTCCTCTTACCCAAGTATTATGGGAGGAATCGGGATGCTGGCTGAACAGGGAGGCCACAGTCGGGGCGGACGTGCAGTTGAAACCGATGATGGCTATGTGCTGACTCTCCGGCAACGGGTTTTTGATCATTACACCAATGGAGTTTCCATCGTAAAGACGGCTGTTGAGAATAAACAGGGATTGTTGGGTTATTTTCAGGAATCGGTTTCACAGTCGGCTCAAAAAGGAAATACAAAAGCCTACATTCTGCCAAATAACGAAAACGACTACACCTACCAGGTGGTAAACCTGATGCTGAAGCACGGGGTGAAAGTTGAGCAGGCTACCGAGGACTTCACGCAACGGGATTCATACAGCTATTGGGATGGAAGTTCCTCCAACAGAAGATTTACCGCCGGCGATTTCGTTATCAAGACCGATCAACCTAAGCATTTATTCATCAACACCCTGTTCAGAAAGCAGATGGAAATTGAAGATTCGGTTATGTACGACATGGCTACATGGTCGGTGCCACTTGCCTATAACCTGGACGCTGCGTGGACAACACGGGGTGTCGGGGCCTCCACGGAAATGGTTACCGAAGAGTTAGAGTATGAATCCGGACTGGAGAATTCCGGTGCGCAGTATGCCTATGTGATTGACTGGGAACAACGGCATGCACCCAAAGCACTCGCCAAGCTGTGGGATATGGACTATAACGTCCGCAGCGCACGCCGCAGTTTTAATGATGGGAATAAGTCTTATTCAGAAGGCTCGCTTATTGTGTTGGTGGGAAGAAATTATGAGAAAAGAGACCGCATGGCCTCCGACATGCAGAAAATTGCAGAAGAAGCCAATGTTGTGGTGAAAGGATTTAACACCGGACGGATGAGTAAAGGAATGGATTTGGCATCCGGCGACAGCCAGCCCGTAGAGAAACCCAACGTAGCTTTGATGGTAGATTCTCCCTTCAGTTCCTACACTGCAGGTCAGCTTTGGTTTTTATTTGATCAGTGGACCGAGTTGGGCATAAGCCGGATTCGCTCGGGAAGTTTTTCAAGCAGCGATCTGGATGAATACGATGTAATTCTGATGCCTGGAGCCTGGGGTGGATTGAGCAGCGTTTGGGGCGAAAATGAAATGGAAGCTGTGAAAGATTGGGTACGTCGCGGAGGGGTACTGATAGGTACGGAAGGGAGTGCCTCATGGCTGACCAAAGATAAATCAGGTTTTACCGATGTGGAACTCTTTGAAGAAGAGAATGAAGATACCACTAAGGTTGACCCGAAAGCGTACACCAAGTATGCAAACAGAGAGGATGTATTTGGCCTTGAGCGCATTCCGGGATCTGCTTTCAAAGCGATGGTTGATAATACAAACCCGCTGGCTTTTGGAATGCCGGAGCGGCTTTACTCATTGAAATTTGGTGATGATGGACTTGTGCCTTCAACCTCATACCAAACGGTAGGATACTATGTGAAAGAAGCGGATGAAGTATTGGCTTCGGGTTATGCCTCCGAAGAGAATAAAGAAAAAGCAGCCGGAAAAGCTTTTGCGGCGGTAGAAAACATGGGAAGCGGGAAAGTGGTGTTCCTGTTGGATAACACCCAGTACCGCATGTTCTGGGTTGGGCCCAGCCGTATGGTGCAAAATGCGGTAATGTTGCTGCCGGGTATGTAA
- a CDS encoding pyridoxal-phosphate dependent enzyme, which produces MKTNLTPPVFEDVKEARQRISEHIHRTPVLNSKQVNQKTGGQIFFKCENFQKVGAFKFRGASNAIFSLSDDEAAKGVATHSSGNHAQALALAAKLRGIPAYVVMPENAPKVKVKAVKNYGAEVTFCESTLEARESTLEKVVAQTGATFIHPYDDARIVAGQGTAALELLEDHPDLDMIIAPVGGGGLLSGTALAAKSIKPDIQVIGAEPANADDAFRSFQKGELIPVKNPDTIADGLRTSLGELPFSLIRKYVDDIVTVPEESIIEAMRYVWERMNMIIEASCAVPVAAVFDGKVDVKGKKVAIIITGGNVDLDNLPW; this is translated from the coding sequence ATGAAAACCAACCTCACCCCTCCTGTCTTTGAAGATGTAAAGGAAGCTCGGCAACGAATTTCCGAACATATACACCGAACCCCTGTTTTAAACAGCAAGCAGGTGAACCAGAAAACGGGCGGTCAAATTTTTTTTAAATGTGAAAACTTTCAGAAAGTCGGTGCTTTCAAGTTCCGGGGCGCAAGCAATGCAATTTTTTCTTTAAGTGATGATGAAGCTGCTAAGGGAGTGGCTACGCATTCTTCCGGAAACCATGCACAGGCATTGGCTTTAGCTGCCAAGCTTCGGGGAATTCCTGCATACGTAGTTATGCCTGAAAATGCTCCAAAAGTGAAAGTGAAAGCTGTTAAAAACTATGGAGCCGAAGTTACTTTCTGCGAATCCACCCTGGAGGCCCGCGAATCCACCCTTGAGAAAGTTGTAGCTCAAACCGGGGCCACGTTCATTCATCCCTATGATGATGCAAGAATTGTAGCCGGACAAGGTACGGCTGCCCTGGAATTGCTGGAAGATCATCCCGACCTGGATATGATTATAGCTCCTGTGGGCGGCGGTGGATTATTGAGCGGAACCGCATTAGCCGCTAAATCCATTAAGCCTGATATACAAGTTATTGGAGCCGAACCTGCAAATGCTGACGATGCCTTTCGCTCATTCCAAAAAGGCGAGCTTATTCCCGTTAAAAACCCGGACACGATCGCCGATGGGCTTCGAACTTCATTAGGAGAACTACCCTTTTCACTAATCCGAAAGTATGTGGATGACATTGTAACCGTCCCTGAAGAATCTATTATTGAAGCAATGCGCTATGTGTGGGAGCGCATGAACATGATCATCGAAGCCTCCTGTGCGGTGCCTGTAGCGGCCGTTTTTGATGGAAAGGTAGATGTGAAAGGGAAGAAAGTGGCCATTATCATTACCGGTGGAAATGTAGATTTGGATAACCTGCCGTGGTGA